Within the Campylobacteraceae bacterium genome, the region TGTTATTTTTAAGTAAATATGCCCATAGCGCAAAAGCTAAAAGTGTTGATATATAACTTACATATACCAGTGAAAACCAAGTTGTTTGTGTACTTTGAAGCAGAATATTTAGGATATCTTTGCTTTCTGTATAGTATGAGATACCAAATAAGGGCAAAGGTGGGATCAAACAAACCCACACCATAAAATGCAAGAGATTAACATCTTTCATTTTTTTCATAATGATATTTGAAACAGCCCAGAAAAAAGCAGCTAATAAAATCAAACATAAGCCAAGAACAGTGATATTCCCCTCTGCATTTAAAAAGAAAATACTAAAACCAAGACTTGATATAAAAATTCCCAATAATTGATTCTTTGAAATATGTTCTTTAAAAATAATAACACTTAAAAAAATAGTAAAAAAGACTTGTGCTTGTAAAATCAAAGAAGCAAGACCAGCAGAAGCATCAGCATTCATAGCAAAAAATAATAAAGCAAATTTAAAAATACCTAAAATCACCCCTACTCCAAGTACATTCCAAACAGAAGTTTTTGGAAAAGGAATAAAAAAGACAGCAGGAATAGCAACAATTGTAAACCTTAATGCAGAAAATAAAATAGGCGGCAATTCTTCTAAACCCAGTTTAATAATAGGAAAATTTATACCCCAGATAAGGGCAACTAAAAGAGCTAAGAATATATTTTTTGAATTCAAGGAAAACCTTTATATATAAAATCAAGTACTGTATTTAAAAGGATTGAATTATATATAATATGAAAAATTTAAGATAGCATGAAATTGCTACATAAGATATGTATTCGTTTATACTTGGAAATTCCTATGAATAGCTTATTTACAAGATTAATATTCAATTATTAAATTTAAGCTTTCAAAAAAATGAGCTTTTTTATCATCACTCTTTGTAAAAATTAATTTTACAAATTCTTCTTTACTATCTTCAAAAAAAACTTCATCATTATTAAATAATTCTAAATAGTTATTTTCTATTGTCTTTTTTTTAATACCAAAAATTATTTTAGATAACTTTTGTTTTGAAAAGTTAATTGGCTCATTAATTTTAAGCTTTGTTCCACTTGTTTGCCACCTAAATGTCCATGGTAAACTGGGAGAATCTTCATTTTTCAATACTTCAATAAACATATTTGAAGGTATATAACTGGGTTTATATTTATAACAATTTTCAAATAATTCATCTTCTTCTTTAGAATAATTTAAACACAAACCAAAAGCAGAACAAGTATTTGTTTTATGTTCTGCTCTTTCATATAATTTACTTTTTTTGCTTCTCTCATTTTGTATTTCATCAAAATTATGAACCCATAATATTTCAATAAAAAAATCATTAAAATAAAATTTTCTATTTTGAGTCCCTTGATTTGGATGAATTCTATTAGACCCTTCCATAAAACCAAAAGCAAGTAATTCATTTACAACTTCTTCATGATTATCACAAAAAATAAAAATATGATTTGTTTTCAATGTTTCCCTTTTACAGTAAGAATGTTTTTTCTCAAAAGTTATATTTTAGTATTATTATCTTAGTTCATTAAAAACTTCAAGTGAAGCAAGTAGTTTAGTATCTGCTTTTTTAGCTCCGGCAGTTAAAGTAAATCCTTCTTCAATATACTCTTTTATTAATAGTACTTTTTTAATATTTATATAATCAAATAATTTATTGCCTCCACAAGTACTAGTGCTAGAAGAAATAATTCCTTTTTCCTCCCAATATCGTAGTTTTCTTTGGTTTATACCTGTAATATCTTCAACTTCTCCTATGCACAAACGAAGTTTTGATATCAATTTCAAATCTAATAATTCTTCCATTAAAGTCATTCCTTTTCTATAATATATTCTACAAAAATTGTTGTTAATATACAATTAAGGTAAATAATATTAGTATACATAAAACATAAATTGTATATTATATACAATTTATGTTTATTACTGGAGATAAAATGATAGCAAAAAAATACGAAATGCTTTTGTTTGCATTTATAATGGGGGCATTTATGTCTGGTTTTATGAGTTTAGTAGTTACATTTATTAATATAGGTTTTATTGATAATTTTGTTTATTTTTGGTTGAGTGCATATTGGAAAGCTTTTTTAATCGCATTTCCAACTATATTATTTGTTATTCCTAGAGTTAGAAAAATTGTAAATATTTTAATAGTTAAATGATTTTGTTCCCATTTTTGCATGGGAACAAGAATTATAAAAACAGCTTATTTATCTACATTAAAAATTAAAACGAAGACCGACAACTACTACCAATGGTAAGAGAACTCCAGCATCTAAAGAAATGTTTTTACTAAGTTCAAATTCTAAACCATGGTATATATAAGGAACAAAACCTATTCCAATTTTGTCTTTCATATCTTTATACGTTCCTCCATTTGAACAACTATCAAATGCATCAAAAAAGAACTCGCCAGAATAGGCATACAAGCCTTTAAAAGAGATTCTCTTTCCTAAATCATACCATTTATGTTCTAAACCTAATAATAAACAGCGGTTTGCCTGAGAGTTTTTTAGTGTTCCAATAACTATTTTTGATTTAGGTGAAATTTTGTAGCGGATATCAATATATTGGTTTTTAAACCCTTCATAACTGTGTTCACTGTCTTTGGGAGAGATATGTTTTACATACGTACCCGTTGTAATTGAGAGTTTATTTTCTAAGGTAAAATTATCAGCACATAAAGCAGTAAAGAGAAATATGCTTAAAATATATTTTTTCATACTAAGCTCCATTCTTTAAATAAAGATTTGATTACGGAATAAATATTTAATTATTTTTGGACTTTTTACTATAATTATCATTAATTATATATATTATTTAATTAAAAACTTTTTAGTTTTTTTTATTACTTTTATTTTAAAAGTACTTTTCTATATTTTTTAAATATTTAATGTTAAATAATAGTTATTTAAGCAGCATTTTTTATTTTGTTGTTTTTTGTTATATTTTTACTGTAGGCATGTAATAACATGATTTTTTTATACGAACTAGGGAAAAAAATGATTTTTAAAACTCTTTTTTCTTCTACCACATTTATCTCATATAATTGGGTTTCAAGATGATTAATAAAGCTGTGTTTTAAATTTAACTTTTTTCGCTCTAAACGCAAAAAATGTTTTTGTATTTTTCTTTTTGTTTTCTCATCAAAGGAACATAACCATTCTTTAACAGGCTCTTTATTATCAGCAGTTTTATAATATTCTACTTTCCACATAATTCAATATCCTAGATTAATTGTATTTTAGTATTGAAAGAATAGCTTAAAATTTATTATTAGGTCAAAATATCACAATTTGTAAGACTATGGGAAAAAAGTTTCTAGGACAGTGCAGTAAATAAATAATCATCCATTAAAGTGCCATATCTTATATTTATTAATAATCTACACTTAGATCTAAATCAGAGTTATAATTTACACTTTAGTACATTCATCTTTTATAAAAGATTTATCATCTAAACAACATTGATCTTGCAATTCAGATATTACATCATCCAATAAAGTATAGTTTGCAAAACAGTTTAATACTGTTCCTTTTCTTTCTTGTTTTACCAAATCTAAATTAAGCAGTTTAGAAATATGATGAGAGAGTGTTGAAGCAGGGATAACAAGTTTTTCTTGTATTTTACCAACACTCAAACCTTCTTTTCCAGCCTTTACTAAAAGTCTAAAAATTCTTAACCTAGTAATATTCCCAAGTTGGGCTAAACATTTTACTAATTTTTCTTCATTCATCATATATCCTATTTTTGTTATTCTAGAATTATAGCACTTTCTTTTTATTCAAGACCAATTTTCTTAGCTAAAATACAGATTAACTAAATAACCACAAGCAATAGCCATAGTAAACACTGATACTAAAAAGAAAATCATAATTGGCAATTTAAAAATCTTCTTTAACATAATCATCTCAGGCAAAGAAGCCCCCGCACCTGCTACAGTAAGCGCTAAAATAGCTCCCATTGAAACGCCTCCATCTAATAAAGCAGGAGCTAATCCAACCATTGAACTGGCACGTATGTATAAAGGAATTCCAATTAATGCTGAAAAAGGAATAGCAAAAGGATTGTCTTTTCCTGCATATAAACTTAATAATTCATTGGGTACAAAACCATGAACAAAAGCACCAATAGCTATACCTATTGCAATATAGGGCGCAAAAGATAAAAACTGTTTCCATGTTTTTTTCATTAAATCTTTATTCGTAATTTTTTCCCATTTACTCTTTTTGCTCTCTTCTTCTATAGGTGCTTTACTACAACAAGTAGAAGTATTACTGTTTGCTGTTGTAAAGCTAAATTTGGGTTTTGTACTTGAATCACAACAAGAGCTGTTTATACTTGTATTCTTATTTATTTTTATAAAAAATGATTTTTTTTCTTTTACATCATCTTGAAAAATTTCTTTTTTTATAAATCTTTCAAAACCAAGTTTTTCTAAAGTAAAACCAGCAAGCATTGAAATACAAAATGCTATTAATGCATAAACAATAGTAACTTGATATCCAAAAGCAGACCAAAAAACAATTACTACAATTGGGTTTAATAAAGGAGAAGTAAATAAAAAGGTCATAATAGGACCAAAAGCAGCTCTTGCTTTTAATAAACCCAAGGTTAATGGTATTGTGGAACACGAACAAAATGGAGTAATAGAACCAAGGGCTGAAGCAATTAAATAACCTCCTTTACTAGAAGATAAAACTTTTTGTACTTTTGTAGGATTCATAAATACATTTAGTATTTCTACTAAAAAACTAACCCCTAAAAACAGTATGGATAATTCTAAGAATCCAAATATAAAAAAATTCCCTGCTGCATATAATTGACTTAGTATTTCTTGTGACATTTAATATCCTTAATAGTTTGTTATTTCCAGAAGTATAGAACTATATAACTTAAAACTAACTTTTGTATTTCCAGTAATATAGAAATACAAATTTTTATGCGACTATCTTTCAAAAAAAGTGAAGTTGTATGGTTTATTCTGTATTTTTAGTGTTCTTTAAATATACTGGTTTGTGAAATAAATTTATTTTAAAAGGACGTAACAATGAGTGCAGAAAAAAAAGCAAGTTCAGCCTTACATAAAGCCCAAGAAGCAAATAAAAATATCGAAGTAATTATTGATTTCTTAAAAGATTTACCAATGACCTTATCTTTGGATCATAATCAAGCAGCAGCCTATAAAAAAGCTTTTTCTTCTTTAGAAGAAAGAGTGGAGTAAACACTCTATTTTTTATGCAATAGGATACTAAATTTAGTATCCTATCTTTGAAGTAACTATCCTATTTAGAAGCTAAATAAAATATGTTTCTTTTTTTATAAATTTTTGTAAGCATAAATAGAAATTGCTTCTTCTAAAAAATCCAGCATTTTTATATGAAAAGACTTATGAAACGTCTTCATTCCCTCATCTTCTTTATAAAATAAACTCATTCCGATATATGCTTCTTTACTTGGTTTGTAAAAAACAGAAACTATTTTATAATGTTCAGATATAAAATCTTGTGCTTTTGTATCTAAAGGATTTAGAGTATCAAGTTCTTCTGCTATTTTTGCATACAAAAGATTCCAATTTTTATGAACTTCTTCTTTATTTACATGTGACCAGTTATTCGTTTCTAAAAGACTTTTTTCTTGTTCTTTTTTTAAAGCTATTTTACAAGAATCTATATATTCATTTGTTTTCATAATTTACCTACAGTTTTATATATTATTTAAAGCCTAAGCTTCACCTAAATTTAAAACGAGGTTCTTATAACCTCACTGGTAAAACAAAACATTAAATACCTCCATAAAAATTATTTCCTAATTTCCTAGCAAAAATAATAACTATATTAAACCCAAAAACTCCTGATATAAAATTCTTAATTACCTGTTTTTTATAAAAATTATAAAAACTAAAGAAATCCTTTACACTTTTGTTTTATAATAAAAGTATAAAGGATTCTTATGAACGGATATTTAAAAGTTTTACAAGAAAAAGCTAAAAAGATTAATGTAAATATTGAAGATTGTTCCTATGACAAAGAGTGTATTACAAATTTAATTGCAGCGAAAGTAAGGGCTAACTTAGAACATGAAGAATTAAGTGTCATCAAAGAAAAAGCTGTCATCATTGAAGCTATTATACCTACAAATAAAGAAGATAAAATAGCTTTACTTGATGCAATAGAAGAGAGAATAAAAGAGATTTTAAAAGAAGAAAATGAACGTTTTACAAGTATTGAGCTACAAGAAAACTTCATTCCTTTAGATTTCGGATAATACACAAGAGATCTTGAGTTTTTTCTCTTTAATAAATAATTCTATATTTGTTTTCATCCTCTTTTTCAAAAGCCCACGTCTCACTTACAATGGATTCTAAAAAAGTTTTATCATGACTGATTACAAGTATAGTTCCTCTATATTCTCTTAATGCAAGCTCCAGAGATACAATAGAATCCAAATCCATATGATTGGTTGGTTCATCAAGAATAATCAATGAGGGATGCTCTAAAAGACCTTTTGCAATCATTAATTTTCTTACCTCTCCTGGACTTGGGATAAAACTGTCTTGAAGTTTAATAGGATCAGAGGCTAGTTTCCTTACAATGGTGTATATTTCGCCTTTAAGGTCATTAGTAAGGGCATTTATGCCATCAAAGATTTCTTTACTTTCTTTTTGTGTTATTTCTTGTGGTATATACAAATAGTCATTTCGTAAATCAGCACTGCCTAAGAGATGCTTTAAAAAAGAACTTTTTCCTGCACCATTCTCTCCAATAAGTCCAATTTTATCGTATTGATTAATAGACAAGGATTGAAAAGACAATTCTTTTATTTCCCCTAATTTTAAGATATTATTTTTAATAACAATAGGAAAAATATTTTTAGTTTTTGCGCTTTCAAATTCTATACCAAGTTCAAAGGTCTTATCTGTCTTGATTGTATTTGATATTAATTTATTTTGTTTGGCTTTTAGTTTGGATAACTCTCGTCCATCATTTTTATCTTTTCCAGTAAATCTGGCTAAATCAATTTTGGTTTTACTGTTTTTATCGCCTGGTTCTAAATCTCTTTTTGACATTCTTTTTTTAGATTGACTTACTTTTTCTTTTTGGTTTTGTATGGATTTTTTTAGTTTTTTTAATTCACTGTATTGTTTGTCTTGTGTTTTACCTAAAAAATCCATGTTTGTAAGGTACTCATTCATTGCTTTTGAAAAAGAAGTTTTAAATGAGAATATGTGACTGTTTTTTAAAATAATAGTAGCTTGGGTCAAAGAATCTAAAAGTTCCCTATCATGGCTAACAAGTATTCCAATTCCCTTAAATGCTTTAAGGGCCTCTAAGACTATTTTTTTACTTTTTACATCCAAGTGATTGGTAGGTTCATCCACAAGCAAAACATCCGGTTCGACAAAAATAGCAAGTGCAATTTGCATTCTTTTTTTCTCACCAAAAGAAAGAGTATCCCACTGATACAACCATTCATCATTGATATTCAAAGCATCTCTTATTTTAAACGCTTTACTGGTATACGTCATCATAAAATCTTCTAAATTAGAAGGAATTTCTTCAGTACTTTGTACACAATAATGAGTTAAATCATTACCTTTTATACTTCCTTCATCTGCTTTTAATTCTTTAGCAATAAGTTTTAATAATGTGCTTTTACCAGAGCCATTAGCTCCAACAATACAGCACCATCCTTGTTCAAATTCTAAATCAAGGTTTTCAAAAATAGGAATAACCGAATTCATGTACTTAAAATGTAGGTTTTTAATTGTTAAATGTCGCAAAAGTATATTCCTTGGAGATTATAAAGATTTAAGAAGTTCTTGTCCTATTATATCTAATTAATCAAGAAGCAAAATAAACAGCCTATTCTTATAATTCTATTTATATTTCATTTTTATTTACAATTGAATTATATTCTTGCGAATAAAAAAAATCTCCGCTATATAATTGTTCTATATAATCACTAAACCAGTCTTTTAAACTTAAGGCTACTAACTCTCTTTCTTCATAATCATGCCAAAGAGTAATGATTTGAGCACTTCTTCCAAAACTTGTAGGATTTAAATCAATACAATAATGATCCCCTGAACCGTTAGAGGAAAAAGGTATCCATTTTTTATTCCACAAAACATCTTTAATTCCTGAGTCTGAAATAGCAGGTTTTGCAGAAAAAGTAGCTTCTTGTGAAAAGTTATTCCAATTATTCCAAGCATTAATAATTCCATGCGTTGATAAAAATTCTTGAGAATCAAACAGCCAAGCAGCTTCCCCTTTTTGTCCATTATGTATTTTTAGTATCTCAATTAAATCATTAGGCAAAACAAGAGCAAGAGTATCTGATAATTCTTGTATTTCTTCATTGCTTGCAGGAGGATTTAAATCCTCTAGTCCTTCTTTATAATTAGCACTAAGCCATTCTTTAAATCTATCAAATTCTTTTTGCATAAGAACTCCTTATTGCCTAATATATTATAAATTATTTAAAAGAAAGTTAAATTAACACTTTAAAAAAGATCTCTTAACGATTCTCTAATATCTAAAAATTCATCAAGGTGTTCAAAAAATATATCTACGAGTTTTGGATCAAAGTGTTCTCCACGTTCTTTTTTAAATAAAGTAAAAATACGATCATCGCTCCAAGCTTTTTTATAACATCTCTCGCTTCCTAAAGCGTCAAAAACATCTGCTAAAGCAGTAATTCTTCCGTAAATATGAATTTTTTCACCTTTTAATGCCTGG harbors:
- a CDS encoding EamA family transporter; its protein translation is MNSKNIFLALLVALIWGINFPIIKLGLEELPPILFSALRFTIVAIPAVFFIPFPKTSVWNVLGVGVILGIFKFALLFFAMNADASAGLASLILQAQVFFTIFLSVIIFKEHISKNQLLGIFISSLGFSIFFLNAEGNITVLGLCLILLAAFFWAVSNIIMKKMKDVNLLHFMVWVCLIPPLPLFGISYYTESKDILNILLQSTQTTWFSLVYVSYISTLLAFALWAYLLKNNKAAEVTPFALLIPIVGLSASNIVLGERLSSLELMGAGIIMLGLLVCVFGKKLIKVNNEI
- a CDS encoding MerR family transcriptional regulator, with the protein product MTLMEELLDLKLISKLRLCIGEVEDITGINQRKLRYWEEKGIISSSTSTCGGNKLFDYINIKKVLLIKEYIEEGFTLTAGAKKADTKLLASLEVFNELR
- a CDS encoding DUF2798 domain-containing protein, coding for MIAKKYEMLLFAFIMGAFMSGFMSLVVTFINIGFIDNFVYFWLSAYWKAFLIAFPTILFVIPRVRKIVNILIVK
- a CDS encoding type II toxin-antitoxin system RelE/ParE family toxin; the encoded protein is MWKVEYYKTADNKEPVKEWLCSFDEKTKRKIQKHFLRLERKKLNLKHSFINHLETQLYEINVVEEKRVLKIIFFPSSYKKIMLLHAYSKNITKNNKIKNAA
- a CDS encoding helix-turn-helix transcriptional regulator — protein: MNEEKLVKCLAQLGNITRLRIFRLLVKAGKEGLSVGKIQEKLVIPASTLSHHISKLLNLDLVKQERKGTVLNCFANYTLLDDVISELQDQCCLDDKSFIKDECTKV
- a CDS encoding permease, coding for MSQEILSQLYAAGNFFIFGFLELSILFLGVSFLVEILNVFMNPTKVQKVLSSSKGGYLIASALGSITPFCSCSTIPLTLGLLKARAAFGPIMTFLFTSPLLNPIVVIVFWSAFGYQVTIVYALIAFCISMLAGFTLEKLGFERFIKKEIFQDDVKEKKSFFIKINKNTSINSSCCDSSTKPKFSFTTANSNTSTCCSKAPIEEESKKSKWEKITNKDLMKKTWKQFLSFAPYIAIGIAIGAFVHGFVPNELLSLYAGKDNPFAIPFSALIGIPLYIRASSMVGLAPALLDGGVSMGAILALTVAGAGASLPEMIMLKKIFKLPIMIFFLVSVFTMAIACGYLVNLYFS
- a CDS encoding TipAS antibiotic-recognition domain-containing protein: MKTNEYIDSCKIALKKEQEKSLLETNNWSHVNKEEVHKNWNLLYAKIAEELDTLNPLDTKAQDFISEHYKIVSVFYKPSKEAYIGMSLFYKEDEGMKTFHKSFHIKMLDFLEEAISIYAYKNL
- a CDS encoding ABC-F family ATP-binding cassette domain-containing protein; this encodes MNSVIPIFENLDLEFEQGWCCIVGANGSGKSTLLKLIAKELKADEGSIKGNDLTHYCVQSTEEIPSNLEDFMMTYTSKAFKIRDALNINDEWLYQWDTLSFGEKKRMQIALAIFVEPDVLLVDEPTNHLDVKSKKIVLEALKAFKGIGILVSHDRELLDSLTQATIILKNSHIFSFKTSFSKAMNEYLTNMDFLGKTQDKQYSELKKLKKSIQNQKEKVSQSKKRMSKRDLEPGDKNSKTKIDLARFTGKDKNDGRELSKLKAKQNKLISNTIKTDKTFELGIEFESAKTKNIFPIVIKNNILKLGEIKELSFQSLSINQYDKIGLIGENGAGKSSFLKHLLGSADLRNDYLYIPQEITQKESKEIFDGINALTNDLKGEIYTIVRKLASDPIKLQDSFIPSPGEVRKLMIAKGLLEHPSLIILDEPTNHMDLDSIVSLELALREYRGTILVISHDKTFLESIVSETWAFEKEDENKYRIIY
- a CDS encoding SMI1/KNR4 family protein, coding for MQKEFDRFKEWLSANYKEGLEDLNPPASNEEIQELSDTLALVLPNDLIEILKIHNGQKGEAAWLFDSQEFLSTHGIINAWNNWNNFSQEATFSAKPAISDSGIKDVLWNKKWIPFSSNGSGDHYCIDLNPTSFGRSAQIITLWHDYEERELVALSLKDWFSDYIEQLYSGDFFYSQEYNSIVNKNEI